In Streptomyces dangxiongensis, one DNA window encodes the following:
- a CDS encoding helix-turn-helix domain-containing protein, translating into MDVQALHGALDAARIEKGLSWRQLAKDLGVSASTISRMANGLKPDVTAFAAMTTWLRMPAETFYVTTRDGSVREEPELVASLVPLLRARSDLSGDDVAYLEEVISAAARRFRAERESRSH; encoded by the coding sequence GTGGACGTGCAGGCCCTGCATGGGGCGCTGGATGCGGCACGCATCGAAAAGGGGCTGTCATGGCGACAGCTCGCCAAGGACCTCGGGGTGAGCGCCTCGACCATCTCCCGTATGGCCAACGGGCTGAAGCCGGACGTCACCGCATTCGCAGCCATGACGACGTGGCTGCGCATGCCAGCGGAGACCTTCTACGTAACAACCCGTGACGGATCCGTCCGGGAAGAGCCTGAGCTGGTGGCGTCACTCGTTCCCCTACTGCGGGCGCGCAGCGATCTCAGCGGCGACGACGTTGCGTACCTCGAAGAGGTGATCAGCGCCGCGGCCCGGCGGTTCCGCGCCGAGCGTGAATCCCGGAGCCACTGA
- a CDS encoding multiubiquitin domain-containing protein: MTQDRGPKPVTIIVNTRSHTWETKEITYEQAVALAYPGQQPNEQDTYTVQYSRGRDGHGSGSLTAGHSVRVKEGMIFDVYRTSRS, translated from the coding sequence ATGACGCAGGACCGCGGGCCCAAGCCCGTCACGATCATCGTCAACACCCGCTCCCACACCTGGGAGACCAAGGAGATCACCTACGAGCAGGCCGTCGCCCTGGCCTACCCCGGCCAGCAGCCGAACGAGCAGGACACCTACACAGTTCAGTACAGCCGCGGCCGCGACGGACACGGATCGGGCAGCCTCACGGCCGGCCACAGCGTCCGGGTGAAGGAGGGGATGATCTTCGATGTCTACCGTACTTCTCGCTCGTGA
- a CDS encoding TniQ family protein, with protein sequence MWPTPPGALHVRPLPREATASYLTRLAAAYHLSATQLLDGLHITATGTPTGPPATDIHLSNEAARRLSDFTRIPPAHLARALPRRPPPAAIGTAGTAIARWQPVQPAVQPLPACTACTAHRAPHQAVAAWIHPAPDLPRALICTRHQQASSDPRQRTPLDIRSLPELTHARRTTRRSPTAASLSWASTITTRWYDHHQHLHQRWHTRLHRLRTANPHLASGPASPALTCRSLITYPETLTLATALDRLPPHPLTRTQQTAFLHDLADRLHLPRLAPADHDLLWQRLATR encoded by the coding sequence ATGTGGCCCACCCCGCCCGGCGCCCTGCACGTGAGGCCGCTGCCCCGCGAGGCCACCGCCTCCTACCTCACCCGCCTCGCAGCCGCCTACCACCTCAGTGCCACCCAACTCCTGGACGGCCTGCACATCACCGCCACCGGCACCCCAACGGGCCCGCCCGCCACCGACATCCACCTCAGCAACGAAGCCGCCCGCCGCCTGTCCGACTTCACCCGCATCCCGCCCGCACACCTCGCCCGCGCACTGCCCCGCCGGCCCCCGCCCGCCGCCATCGGCACAGCCGGCACGGCAATCGCCCGCTGGCAGCCTGTCCAGCCCGCGGTGCAGCCGCTGCCTGCGTGCACCGCCTGCACCGCTCACCGCGCCCCGCATCAAGCCGTCGCCGCATGGATCCACCCGGCACCCGACCTGCCCCGGGCTCTCATCTGCACCCGCCACCAGCAAGCCTCAAGCGACCCCAGACAGCGCACCCCCCTCGACATCCGCTCACTGCCCGAACTCACCCATGCCCGCCGTACCACCCGCCGCTCACCGACAGCGGCCTCCCTGAGCTGGGCATCGACGATCACCACCCGCTGGTACGACCACCACCAACACCTCCACCAGCGCTGGCACACCCGCCTCCACCGGCTCCGCACCGCCAACCCCCACCTCGCCTCAGGCCCGGCCTCCCCCGCCCTGACCTGCCGCAGCCTGATCACCTACCCCGAGACCCTCACCCTCGCCACAGCCCTCGACCGCCTGCCCCCGCACCCCCTGACCCGCACCCAGCAGACCGCCTTCCTCCACGACCTCGCCGACCGCCTCCACCTGCCCCGCCTCGCACCCGCCGACCACGACCTGCTCTGGCAACGCCTGGCAACCCGCTGA
- a CDS encoding ImmA/IrrE family metallo-endopeptidase has protein sequence MRWTQALMREVAQEERAGLSLGPLDPLDPYALAEEHGIKVYTLEGLLRFELRDEALSHFTVQSSSSWSAALVPLGSARVIVENESHKLVRRRSNIAHELGHHLLEHSFDGVVLGEDHNRQFDPVQEKQATFMAGELLVPLIAAQRMAYRGWDNERVANTYGVSEQFAQMQMKGPRVRAERAARKYGFA, from the coding sequence TTGCGCTGGACGCAGGCGCTGATGCGTGAGGTCGCGCAGGAGGAACGCGCCGGGCTGAGTTTGGGTCCCCTCGACCCCCTCGATCCCTACGCCCTCGCCGAGGAGCACGGAATCAAGGTGTACACCCTCGAGGGTCTGCTGAGGTTCGAGTTGCGAGACGAGGCTCTCAGCCACTTCACCGTGCAGAGCTCCTCGTCCTGGTCTGCCGCTCTGGTGCCTCTCGGCAGTGCGCGAGTGATAGTGGAGAACGAGTCCCACAAGCTCGTCAGGCGTCGCTCCAACATCGCCCACGAGCTCGGGCACCACCTGCTGGAGCACTCCTTCGACGGTGTGGTGCTCGGCGAGGACCACAATCGCCAGTTCGACCCCGTGCAAGAGAAGCAGGCCACCTTCATGGCCGGCGAACTACTGGTTCCGCTCATCGCAGCACAGCGCATGGCCTACCGCGGCTGGGACAACGAGCGTGTGGCCAACACCTACGGAGTCAGCGAGCAGTTCGCTCAAATGCAGATGAAGGGACCGCGGGTTCGGGCCGAGCGGGCCGCCAGGAAGTATGGGTTCGCCTAA